The genomic segment GTCATAAATGGTTAAAGGAGCATTTGATTAAATCAGTaacttcattaaattatttcaacgttaaaaatttattgcaacattaagaaaaaatagttgaaaattaaaaaaatttattgcagCAATTAAAAGAACTCAATTCTTTACATAAATGACTTTCATTGCAATTTTCTTAtagtcatatttttttttctctctcttgtttgGAACTGAAATATCAATCTGTGGTATTCAGAGTTGAGGTATATCTTCTCCCTTCACCTCTTAATATTTTTCTGCTTTCCATGTCTCAGTCGAATTCGATAGTGTTTAGGTATAAAGTATATTGTTCgttgactttttattttaattttgtgattttgtAACTTTTCGTGCTGTTGTTTATGTTTCATGGAAATGCCACAATAGCATATTATATATAGAGAAAtagatagataaataaatatgattgtCCTTTTATTGCTAATTTGTGCTAGAGGACATTTTAATCGTTAATATCAAATTCTCAGTTTTATAAGTGATTTTAattgtgaaaagtaaaaattctTCTAATATAATTTCATGTGCTTGAGTTTGAAGTAGATATGGAATGGGTGTTGAGTTTTTTAAGGAGATTTAtgaaaatagttatattatttttaatttaaaatattaaaacaatcaatttgaggaattttttcattttatattgttttattttctatttttactaaaCATAAGATTCAAATTcacattttaaacttttaaaaatgggTTTGTTTGGGGTTTAACAATTCTTTAATAGACAAAAAAagttctttatatatatatatatatatatatatatatatatatatattatatacacttttctgtgttttcttctttttatttgcTAATTAATTTCTATctaatttgtaatattattcttttaatcaataattaggtgtattagtaatttttttttaataattttactgaaGACTGAAAAACATTGAGTTGCTTTGTtacaagacaaaaataaataaattatacgtTAAATGAGACTTTTGTATTTTGTAACGGAAAACTAATAAATGAGCACCTACCCCCACACACCCACGCAAGACATTTTGCATGTACACTGTTCTttgattaaacttttattttggcTACTTTTTTCGTTTTCCTATTAAACTTCTCTCTGTATGACGAAAATATAAATTGTTCAAAgcaaagttaatatatatatatatatatatatatatattcttctgTGTGTTTTCTTCGTGCAATTTATATTGGATTTTGTTTCAAAACATTtgtgtttataatatatatagtttttattcgcaatttctttttatcttcaaCCATTTGcatgatatttttctttaggaatactataacaatttcatataattgaaaatcaataaattcaaatttatcaataaatttttttataaatacttttttaagtACGAAATTGTCCGTAAAATTTATGAGAAAGacatgtttataaattataattagtattataaaaaaatattattgtcaGCAACTAAGTATCATAATTATCCATGACGAAGTATCATCcattaataaattacaaatctTATTATCAACGAATATGTTTGTCAATTGCTTATTATTGCAATTACTGATAGACACATTTCGTTGATAAATTCGTCCCCAAATTCTTTGTTCAGTTTAGTGAAgtctttttttttgtatatttagaGGAGATAAGTGAGAAGAAAAAggtaagaagaagagaagggaaggaggaagaagaagagaaggatgaGGAGAGGTGGCTTAGTGGTGATGCAGATACACAACGGTAATGTTCACTAGTGACACGGATGATCATCGGTGACATGACGATGACGCGAAGGTGGACATCAGTAACAATGGTTGTCAGAGTTAGAGAAGGAGGtggaggaaaaggaaaaaaaaaagtatttgaaGTCACACAGTGTTTAGAGATAAggcaaaattataatatataagtggggtgcaaacctcaccttacaagtcggttttgtggtgatgagttaggcttaaacccaCTTTCTGATATCGTATCTGAGCTATGGTTAAAGTTTATCCTAGcaatatttcttgttttttggGCATTTCTATTCCATCCGCTATCGGGCaattatcggaccacccaatttctactatcatgcacgagatgtctatacctcgacaTGAAGGGGGTgttgaaagtcccacatcgactagagataaggcaaaattataatatataagtgggatGCAAACATCTACTTATAAGCCAATTTTGTGAGGATGAGTTAAGTTTAAACCCACTTtttgataaaaagataaagaaaaaatatggtcagaagaagaaggaagatgATGAGTTGGAAGTGACAACAcgatgaaaaataaaggaaaaggaggaagaaggagatccaataacttattttaatccAATTATGTTAAAAGAAATTGTCGTGTTAAAAACGTTTTTCAACTGAAATTAGAATGAGAACGTGTTGgtgtaaacaattcaaataaagtTGAGGTATAAcccttcttctctctttctctcttttgcGAATGCTCATGACTTTTAATATGTGGTGATTGTTATTTTGCAGCTGTTATATAAATTTGATTCCTTTTTAAATCAGTGCTAGAAGTTggaaaaaacattaattttaatcttagTTTTCTGAGGATTAAAGTTCAACtcatttgttttgttaattgGGTTTAAAAGGGTTATATGAAATGAGTTTATGAGATATAATCATGTATACTAGCAAAGATGcgtgaaataatattataaattcttcccatttatttttttacaagtaTTTTTAGGAGTCTTCTTCATTTATTGAGGCATATGAGACATGTTCTAGCTCTATCATTATTGACTTCCACAAATGACAATTTGCATAATCTTCTTACATGATTTAAAGGTTTGACACATTTGAAATTTACATAACCCAAAAAGGGAAATGTAATGGGTTTGTAGAGTCAGGTTATGTCTGAATTGGCAAATATGATGTATGCAATTGTACTAtatgtcaatttatttttctcacagCATGTGTGATCTTTACTTTTACTGATTCTTTTCCACACTTAAAACACGAGTCTTCTTGATTCAAAGATCTATATGATACACATGCTCTATATGAATCAATTGACTTAGACCAATGTCAATAGAGATTACTTAATGCTTTTTCTTAGGGCATATATGATGATCATCTTTTCTTGAATTGTTGCTCTATGACTGTTCAGAGATTAATTTGGATTCAATTGGAGTAGCTAGCATGGAGCAAAACCAGCATGGTCAACCAGGAAGAGGAATTGGTTCTGCTCCTGCGCAAGAAGCACATAACAAGAACCATTATCAGTCCAAACCTACCAATCCTCCTATTCAGACTGTTGGTCCTTCTGTTCCTTCACCCTACCCAGGAGAGCATCACTCTGCTCTCGGACGCATGCACCGACAACAGCAACAACAGGATCAGTTGGAGGAAAAAGTAAAGTGCTTTTGGGCACAACAACTGAAGGAAATTGAGGAGAGAACTGATTTAAGGAATCGACACAGTATACCTCTGTCGAGGGTTAAGAAGATCATGAAGAGTGATGCAGATGTGAAGTTGGTTTCAGCTGAGGCTCCTGTGGTGTTTGCCAAGGCCTGTGAACTGTTCATAATGGAGCTCACAATGAAAGCTTGGGCTAACGCCGAGGACAACAATAGGAGTACAATCAAGAAGTCTGACGTTGCATCTGCAATTGCCAGGACTGATGTGTTTGATTTTCTTGAGGATATTGCCCCCATTCCTAGGGTTCACAAAAACACAATGATGCATCCATTGCTTCCAGGCAATGCTCCAACACCAACTGAGAATGTTCCTTATATGCCACCTCCTCAACATGTTGCAAGCCCACCACCACCTTATGTTGCAGCTACAACTCTTCATCAAATTCCTCACGCGTTGCAAACCTATCCTCTCGCTCCAAGTTCAACTGTCCCCCCCAATCAGCAAAACCCTTCTCCTACTTCAGATGattgaacaaaataaaaggtATTTGGTGAAAAAACAATGGTCTTTTCTTGATAAAAGTTGACATGGAAAGCATGTCATGCAGAATAAAAAGCCTTTACATGGTAAAAACAATGGTACTTAAGCTCCCCATTCGTGTTTTACAATGGATTTGTAGTTTTTTGGTGTgggttaaaaatataaatgtattgaACTACATATTTTCAGATTTGATGGATAATTCCCAAAGTTGCCTTCTGATATTGGAGGTTTCAACCAATCGTTTCCATTTTTGGGATTGATCATTAGTAGTTTGATGCGGTAGACCTTTAAGCTTGTATTTGATTCGAATTTGTCTGTGAATCATCTTGAGATATTCAACGATTATGCATATCATGATTAATTGTGTTTTTGAGATATTTAATAAGTTGATGTTTTTGAGAAACATTCATTTTGAGaaacatcaaaatgttttaGTTCCTCATGAAGTCATCTAGAAACAGTTGTAAAAACAGTGTGCTTACAGAATGGATGTTAGTCATCCTTGttctattataatttaattcattttgtaACCGATAAATGCATGTCATATTAACAatagtatttaatattaataaataatgctATTGAAGTCCGTGTTCATcattaaataaagttattaaaacATTGAAACTGACTCCTTTCTTGGACTTTTATTACCCCaccttatttatatattcattttcttgTTTTGGATTGGAACTCAAATCTCAACTGTTAATCAAGACAAAGTTAAGGtatatctttttatctcttctcTGTGTTTTCTTCTTTGTCATCTGACGATCAAATTCTCATACGTTCGTGTTTGTGTGTTACAATTTGGAACTCCTTATTTTCCAGCTATTTTCCAGGTTGCATGCCCTCTTATAGCATTATATATACATAGATGTCTATTTAATTATTGCTAAGAGaaagatttaatttttaatttcaattatcaGGTTTGCCTACGATTTTGAATGTtgataataagaataattaattttatataatttaaggTTAGACACATTTTATTTACTTGAGCCTTTGATACCCTTTATATGTGTTTTATAGTTGTGCTTATGTATAACATATAAGTTTGTTTTAcctgtgattttttttttcaatgagaAGATTCAAATGTCTTATGAGTTGTTTTGTTGGCCAGGCCCAAAagcattgtttttttttccaaaaacattCAAAGAGGCCTTTGTATTTTGTaactcataataataataataataatatatatatatatatatatatatatatatatatatatatatatatatatatatatatatatatatatgtatgggTGAGGTTTGTTAACTTACATAACTTCTTaaagtatatcaaattttaattgacaaaaatactcttatatattaggaattctaagttttaaagttaaggatatttaaataatttctaatttttttattttttattttaaattaaaagtaaaaattattaaaatatctttgtatttaaagtatgtctttttttcatgaataaaatatttttatcaactaaaatttgGTATAATGTAAGAGATTACGTAAgttaaccatatatatatatatacatatgaatTAATAGGGCTATGCAAGGGCTTGTAGGTTCTAATCATGTTTATACTATTAGGCTCCGTGTTTTCTAATTGCTATTTTGTAATGAGATTCAATCTAATTTCATAAAACATGTTTATGTTTACATGTATAATTGTATTGGTCAGTTTTGGTttcaaaaacatgttttaaaggTTGAGTTGTCTCGTTGacaaactcaataaaaaaaacgttgcttttcaatattttagcTTAATTAATGAGACTTTTGCATTTTGTAACAGATGATTAATAAATGTAGATAACACTAATAAATAAcagttttaatgaaaaatattaaaagcatTTACTCATCTTGATATTatatttgacaaaaatatttcttattttaaaacgGATCATCACttagtttgtttttattgaagttcgcaaaatattaataattttagttttaaatgagactttattaatttgaaattgatgACTAATAAAAgctataaaaacaataaatgtgAGTATACGATGCTTAACTGGCATGAGttgtttaaaagtaaaattattatgtCAAAATAGGAgcaaaaaattgtttaaataacCCTCTTTTGaatacaaatttcattttaatataagtttCACGTGCATATATTCACATGTTGCTTTGAATATAAAGAAAGTTGTTTATAAAGTGAAAAGAATTACTTACACAGAAagttcttaaaatttataaacgactacttttaatttaattaattcatgtaGGTAAGAtctacattaaaataatatttttaattatacgtaggaacatgaaaattttgaaaaactagtttatttttttaaaaaaaaacctatactttaacacattttttttacttttgctAGGAACCTTTTGTCATACAAAGAATGTTgtagttttaaaaaatctaattaCTTATACAGgaacatgaaaattttgaaaaactagtttatttttttgaaaaaacctatattttaacacaatttGTTTACTTTTGCTAGGAACCTTTTGTCATACAAAGAATGTTGTAGTTTTAAAACAAAGTAgtaatatatattgataattaatgagttaaataatttttatttggttatATATATGCTTAATGAGGTTGTCAACTTcttatctttattatatttgacaGTGTtattaattggtagaaatttattttattaaacagcTTATTGGCGCTCTTTTAGataacactttgtgttctattgCCTATTGAAGAGCATATAGGTCTTTTTTTTTCAGAAGTTGTAGTTTgtattaagaaatatttttatagttaaattaaacaatttattttccaGGTAGTAAATACTAgtataaaaaaaggaaaataataatagagtaacacatatttatatttatttaacatatattataatatattataagtataaaatgattataaaaaaattaaattttttatttaaaaaaaaactattgtaGCATAACTACTTGCAGTTCTTTCTTTGACTTTCATTATCACCTTCGTTTGTCTTAAAGTTTTCTCTCATTGTTTGGGAACTGAAATTTCACTTCGATCAAAGTAAATTCGAGgtatatatatcttcttctccGTGACTTTGTCCTTCTATGTTTTTACTATAATATATGTTGCTGGTTTTTAGTTTTTGCTAGTTGTTGGAAAAAGCTTTAATTTCTGATGTCaagtatcatttttttttagaaaaacgATTTTTTCACGGacctaaattttatatatttatttgacactatttttacttatttttcttctcttctttttctttaaaaaaatacaattttttatatttttatgaatattttacttttatctgtatcaaataaatataaaagtttatcaCGGTACATTCCTCTTTTTTTACTGTCTAATTGTGTGTAACAGAAACAGGCTTTTTGAGTTATCGTTAAAGTTTGAcacaaataatttcatttagtTGAGTTTAAAACGGTCATCAATGTATTTGGTGTCTAAAATCGCCTATACTAGGCAAACATGATGTACGAAGTtgtattatatacagattttatttttcttacaaatttttatcttaatgattctttttcaaaattaaaacttgaGGAATCTTCTTGATGTGCTCTATTTCTGAATCACAAGGGTTTCTTTAGGGCATAGACGATGTTCGTTTTTCATGAATCCTATTGCTTATGGTATGAATGgtgaaatattaatttgaattgaataACAGCAGTTAAGATGGATCAAAACCAGCGACGTGAAGCAGGAAAAAGAATTGGTGGAGCTCCAGCACAGGCAGATGGAGGCAAGAAACAGGCAGTTGGTGTTCCTGTAGCTTCACCCTATGCTGGAGGGTATCGCTATGATCGGCAATGCATATACCAGCGGCAGCAAGAACAGTTGCAGCAACGGGTAAAAACCTTCTGGGAAAGACAGATGAAGGAAATTAAAGAGAGCAGTGATTTGAAGAACAACTTGCCTCTGTCGAGGATTAAGAAGATCATGAAGTTTGATGAAGATGTGAAGATGGTATCAAGTGAGGCTACTATGCTGTTAGGCAAGGCTTGTGAACTGTTCATAATGGAGCTCACAATGAGATCTTGGGCTCACGTGGAGGATGACAAAAGGAAGATAATTCAGAAGACTGATGTTGCATCTGCAATCTCAATGAATGATATGTTTGATTTTCTTGTTGATGTTGTTCCCAGGGATGACACTGTCCCAGTCATGGCGGGACAGCAGGTGCTTCCGGCGCCAAATCAGAATGCTCCTTGCCCTTATATGTcacttccaccaccaccaccaccacagtATGCTGCTCCGACAACTGCTCCTGGgaatgcttcttcttcatccgcTGCAAATCCATTCTATTTCAACTTCAATCCCACCCCAGATGAACAAGGCCCTTCCAATTCCAATCATCGTTGAACACATAAAAGCTACCAAGTGAAGACAGTGCTGTTTAAGGATAATTTTATGGTCTGTATCTTCGACTTTAAATGAAcctttctcttccctttccaGTTCAATGGTCTATCAGTACTTATGATTTGAATTCAATAAAACGTATCAAACTGTCTTCGGTGGCAATTTTATGGATAACTATTGTTGCTTAGTTATTTCTATTCCAGATTCTAGATTCTGcattcattaattatatatagagagaaatatatatagatagaaaTAGATATATAGAATTATgattctttgaaaaaaaaatgtttgatactAATAACTACTATTTTACAATCCACAGGAGTAAAATGTCTAACAAAAGTGAAATTtgtcattaatatatatatatatatatatatatatatatatatatatatatatatatatatatataaagaaaaagagagaatgaaaagTAGTGAAATAAGTGAGTGTAAAagctttttaataaatattatagatagataaatagataaatagattttttagtgtttaaatAGTGTAGATAGATAAATAGATATAGATAGATTTTTTAGTGCTTAAATATTATAGATAGATAGATTGAGAGAAATGAATGAGATATTGGTGGGTGCATAAACCCTTGACATAAAACATTTGAAGATAGTTAGGGTTATAATATGCTGCTTTGTTTATCAATGAGGATATATATATCtcaccttttttttaaatttaattagacaTTTTATCTTTCGTTTTACTTTTATTGAAGAATATAGGCTCAGTGTGTATTTTTCCTTATTAAaggttataatttttataatataatctcTTACGGTGTGTTTAAATATGTAATgatattattcaaattttacttaattagCTGTTGTGATAttactgttatttttattgatataacaATCTCAACTAATTTCTTTTCTGTgtattaaaaatgaagaaaacaaaaaaaaattttatacaaaatagtatgagaatggaaaaaaaattttTGTTTGAGGTTTCTCACATCATTTCAACTcatttttaactatatttaCTAATTAAGGATTTCCTTAACCTTATATGTAAATTTTAGTAAACAATTTTTAACATATGagattgtaatatttttttaaaacagtaCTTGaagtg from the Vigna angularis cultivar LongXiaoDou No.4 chromosome 3, ASM1680809v1, whole genome shotgun sequence genome contains:
- the LOC108324380 gene encoding nuclear transcription factor Y subunit C-2; the encoded protein is MEQNQHGQPGRGIGSAPAQEAHNKNHYQSKPTNPPIQTVGPSVPSPYPGEHHSALGRMHRQQQQQDQLEEKVKCFWAQQLKEIEERTDLRNRHSIPLSRVKKIMKSDADVKLVSAEAPVVFAKACELFIMELTMKAWANAEDNNRSTIKKSDVASAIARTDVFDFLEDIAPIPRVHKNTMMHPLLPGNAPTPTENVPYMPPPQHVASPPPPYVAATTLHQIPHALQTYPLAPSSTVPPNQQNPSPTSDD
- the LOC108324379 gene encoding nuclear transcription factor Y subunit C-3 translates to MDQNQRREAGKRIGGAPAQADGGKKQAVGVPVASPYAGGYRYDRQCIYQRQQEQLQQRVKTFWERQMKEIKESSDLKNNLPLSRIKKIMKFDEDVKMVSSEATMLLGKACELFIMELTMRSWAHVEDDKRKIIQKTDVASAISMNDMFDFLVDVVPRDDTVPVMAGQQVLPAPNQNAPCPYMSLPPPPPPQYAAPTTAPGNASSSSAANPFYFNFNPTPDEQGPSNSNHR